The Phlebotomus papatasi isolate M1 chromosome 3, Ppap_2.1, whole genome shotgun sequence genomic sequence ATTTTGTTCTTGGTATCCCGGGGGTTTGCCTTGTTCCGGTTTAACCGCACTGCTGACTGGGTATTTTACCTTGTATCCGTCACGAGAGAAAtcgtatttctttttaaatgagACGTATTCTATGATTGTTGTTGTAGTTGAAAATGTCCAAtcttctttggaaaataagaaaaaaatccatagaaatcTGTAATGTAGTATGGCTTATCTATCGCtgaattaagaatgattctgtgattccatttgattctAGTGATTCTTGAAGGAATTGTATTTCAGATCCTATTAGAATCTTACGAGTGATTCCATGGATTCCATAGATTCGAACgaaaaaatgtgtcggtattccaaGTTTGAGTAATCCCTTGTACAAAGCCAAAGTACTTCAAAGGACAAAGAAATTTGCAGTTATCCTGGGTATGCTAAGTTGAAGATCTCATTAGAGACAAACTGATGAAAATGACTGAGTGAAGCCAGTAAAATCTAAGTGGCGTTAGCGGTGGTAGCTCTACCCAAATCTAAATCTGCTATTTCAGATACTCCAACTGGCCACAATACCCCAATCTGCCCTGTATGTCACTCGAAAACAGTTCTACTCATGCCTAAAACTCATAGCTGCCCATCAGGCATCCGTTCCCCTTCGTCCGGATGTCATTCCCACATCAGTAGCCCTACCCCTGCCTCGATTCAGCTGGCGTGATTCACCCACTCTGCCCTCAGCAGAAGCTACAAATGGCACAGAAGAGAAATTCCCCAATGCTAGCGATCCCCAGTGGATTGAGGTACACAGTCCAAATCTCATCCAGTTGTCCAACAATTCAGAACCCCTCGTGGAGACTACCAATTCAGATCTCCACAGTACAGACAGTGAAATAGAGCACAATGACATTCAGCGTGGGGAACACAAAAGGCACAATCGGGATGGATCTCCGGAAGCCTGGAGTACAGCCAGTGACAGTCCGACGCCAACAAATAGCGTAGCAGAGCGTCCCTGGGCCAAAGGGAATCTCTGGCATGGATTGCTCTGTGAGGAGCAGCGTCAGCTTCTGGCAACGGAAGAAGAATCTTCAGATAGGCATAGCAGTGATGATGATGTGGATTTGGAGTCTGTGTTCCAGATAACAGCTGAACAGAGGGAATACTACACCAAACAATTTCGCACAGTACAGCCGGATCCCAATGGGCTGTTGTCTGGCCCTGTGGCGCGGATGTTCTTTGAGAAATCCCGGATTCCCGTTGAGGAACTCCGACACATCTGGCAACTGTGCGATGTCACCCGGGATGGAGCACTGAGCCTGGAGGAATTCACAGCAGCAATGCACTTGGTGGTACTGAGACGAAATAACATTCCTCTGCCTCAGAATCTTCCACCGTGTCTCCTGCCGGGCGGATCTGTTGCTCCCGGAGATGTCACTGCGCAAGCCATTAATCAGCCAAGTGCCCCGAAAAATCCTCCAGAAGCAGATCTTCTGCATCTCAATGATGACGATGATGAAGAAGACGGAGAGGATGATGAAGAATATGACGGAGATGGAACAGTTGGAAATTCCCTGGTAACCGTAGTTGGTGGTTCATCTCCCATTCTGACCACCTCAAGTACAGGGGGTCGATCAATATCAAATTCCCCCGTGCCAGCGGCCCAGGTGACACCACCACTGCCCCCAAAGCCCGTTAAAGTGACCGAGAAGGATTGGAACTCAGCTCCGGCTCCTCCTCAGCCCACAAATCGCGAATGGAATGTCAATAATCGCGAATGGacaaaattcaatgaatctCCCACATCCAATGTCTCAAGTCCAGGCCTCAAACCTGTCAACTTTGACATGCAGCGAACGGCTCAGGCTGTGGTATCTGATCCCCAGATTCTCCATCCGGTGGCTCTGAGGGTTACTCCTGTGGGAGGATCAGATGTCGTTGATGAAGGTGAGACAATGCGTCGGAGCCTTGTGTATGACAATCGCGACAGTCACGATAGGGAATCTAGTCCGAAGCAGTCAGAGAAACCCAGGGATTCTCTCCAGAGTGACTTGAGACCAATTCAGAGGCCACAGCCTAAGAAACTGCCCGCTAAGACAGCCGGAGCTATTCCACCGCCTCCACAGCGAGAGGCAAGTTTGTCTTTTGAACAGAGTGAGCAGCCGGCGAATGGAACCAGTACAAAGAAGGATCCACCACCGCTGCCACCACCAAGGTAAGTTTGGGCTTGGCCTTTATTTGAAATATCCTCAAGGGCTCAAAACACATAGACCGTTAGAACTTTGTTGCTAATTAAAGTTGGcaatttcctatgctgcccaaGTTAACCGGATGTCGGATGTCCATCATAATTTTACGAGTTGTAGATCTCAGCCTCAGGAACATTCAATATtgtaatgcccaacgtacaataacttttgttttgtaaacatatttttgacttttcaatgagagtgagtgaaatatagatctagtcatctcgctcattctcatgtgaaattttgaaaacatgtttacaaacaaaagttattgtgcgctgggcataatgtaatgaccagcgcacaataacttttgtttgtaaatatgttttttaaaatttcccatgagaatgagcgagatggctagatctatgtttcattcactctcattgaatgtcaaaaacatgtttagtaaacaaaagttattgtgcgttgggcataacagcAAAAACGCCATAtacatgtaaaaaaaatcaggggtgacatgataactctcTCTAATTGTCCCATCGCTAGTGTCGAGTGTCGATTATGGGCGATCGAGATGATAACCCGCAGtttttgtcgctagtgtcgataattctcGCCACTAATTTATCGACACCTCTAGAGCTGTCGATTTGTATCCTCgaagtgaaatttattgaaagttttacatgtttttagtaagtaaatgccctcatttattttatattttttaaattttattaatattaagaataattcttgtgaaattttatttgttctttACGGAATAACCTCGGGAAAATTGGATATGAAAATTTACGTTCTGTTGATTCTACAcaatcacaaaatatttttggaccTTTCGGGAAAGACTTATCAGAGGATGATCTTATTATACTCAGTGATTGAGTTTGACACACTGTCCAGGAAGTTGATGAAGATGTTTCTCATGGATTCATTCTCGTGAGATTTTAATTTCACAGAGTAGGAAATGGTCACATATGCGTGTGCTTCCTTCAGATCTTTTGCTCCTCCTTGCCAAATTTAAAACACTACAAACCACCAGAAGTCACCGCGACTGataagatgaaaaataattccttaaatttCTGGAGTCATTTGTTCAGTGACTGACTTGCAGCAAGTCTTTGAGTGTCAATTATTGTGTGAGAATGTAAAAGACAAAGTGAAAAGATCTGCGTAAGGAAGAAATTATTATGTATAGATGATCTTTTTTTACTTGCATTTCTTGAGGAAGCTCCAGAGTTGTTTTTATACCGCAATTTTCTCATCCTCGCTCCAAATGAAAGATGAGCTTCCGGGGCTTCCTCAATAgcccaatttccataaaaatataatttatgggTTGACTATTTTaactcaaaattaataaaatcactaaaataACTTCGATTGCAAAATCAAAACAAGCGAGAGTGAGGTTATTTCAcactgtcccaaagtgtcacaataacgagCCGACAATGCGTAAAGAGCCGACACTCATTTCATCTCATCATTTGGaacgatactagagattcgatagtatcgaatctATACTAGCGAGAGTCAAAGTTATCATTTCGCCCCAGGTACATAATAGAGCTACAATTCTATTACAAATATCTATCTATACCTGTGTAATTCATTAttgaaaaatggaaaagtttacttacaaaattatttgagaaatgagaaaagaaaaataatgtaaagaACAGAACAAAAGTTAACCTAAATGCTATGAATGAATTTGCTATTTTGAGGAACAATTCAGAGAATAAAGATTAAATTGTTAAGTTAGTTTCTTAGCATGGaatgaaaatctttttcttttagcGATATACATTCTCAAGAATGTCGGTAATTTCATGTAGAATAAGTAAAAACAATTGCGGCGAAAATAGGAACAGTTTCAACAAAAATAGAAACAGTTGcggcgaaaatgggaacagttGCGCGGTATAAAAAACCGCCATTTCAAATcggattttcaaattttcgtatTTAAACGGATAATGTGTTTGAGCCACCGCCCTAAGAAAAACCTCCTctgtaacatttttaaattcccAGGCCTCATCGTCATGCGAGGAGTAGTAGTTTGGACTTGAATAAACTGAAATTGGGAGGTCCTCTGCCTCCTGAAGTACCCCCTAGAGTCTCTCCCCAAATGACCACGCAGAATAGCTGCGACGCTCAAGTGGAAGGCACAAATACATCCTTTGCTGACTTCACACAATTCCCTCAGTCGTGCACTGATGTAAGTTCCTTTTTTTTGGGAGAATTCCCTGCAGGAAAAGCCCTTCCTAAACTTTCCTTTTGCAGTGCAATTCGACAGAAAAAACCTTGACTACGAACAGCAGTGGAAATCTACCACCTCCACCGCGTCCAACTATTCAGTCTCTTACATCATCCCAGAGAGTGAGTGCTTTTGAGGTCTACAGGAAGCCTACATCCCGGAATTCCCAGTCTCCACCCCCAATTCCCCCGCCAATTCACAATACAGTCAATGTGGCAGAGATGGAAAAGCGCCTGGCCCAGCTGACGGACAGCCTGAAGCAGCTGGGTTTTCAGCCGGAGAATTTCCGGGAGAGCAGTGTGAATGAGGTAGTGGTGCATCTGCGTGACCAGAATACAGCCCTCAAGCGTCTCTGTGCCGACTTGAGTGCTGAACTCCGAGACGTTCAGCGACATCGGGAGGAATTGAGAGCTAGGCTCCGAAAAGACAAAAGTGGAACGTCTTCGGGAAGTGGAGCCAGTTCGACTGTCCCCTCGAATTCTTCGCATCACACAAATGTCTAGAAGACTTTAGCTTGGATGGGGAGGCAATTCGAGAAAGAGataaatctatttattttctaGGCAGCTACACAAACTTTCTCCATTTTCAGTGATCCTAATTCTTTTACCGGGAATGGATTcagcagaatttttttttttagcttaacATATTCCAAGGATAAACCCATTCAATAATCTCTCATCTCATTAAATCGCACGCAGGCTGAAGAAATTTACCTGACAACAACATTTTCAAGAAGTAACCACAACAAAAATGCTGAATGAgtagattttagaaaataaaaaggaaatgaAAACTGAGATAGATTCTCTttcgcaaaaagaaaattaaaaaaaaaacacaagtgtAAATGTACAATGACTAAAGTGaagtgttaaaatttaaaaatatattttctaaattttgtgtATGCCATACAAAGACTTGTAATGTCTCAAGAAATGcttagaaataatttttgttttccatTTAACCCtgcaaaaaaaacaactttttactACTGACAGATTATAGAGAGAAaagaatcaacaaaaaaaaaaacatcttattATTTCGTCCTTTCTTCTCattaacaaaataattattagaaaTGTGATGATAGGGCTTGCCCACTTCACTATCCATTATAGAGaacgaagaaaaaaagaaaatgttactttgtaattcatttgaaaatgaagaaaaaaatctcattgaaatatatttatcgaatATTACACAAGAAATTGAGTTTCTATTCCGGCTTGAGAGTCTTCTTCAAACTGCGACTGTTACTTGCTAATAAGCAATGAACTAAGGAAAATTCGCAGTGACCGAAAGCCAACGATTCGTGAAAAACTTCTGATCAAAAAGTGATAAGTCTACAaatcgagaaacccaaaaattgcatcgcgaaacccgcgaaaccagaaaccctcgtaaaaaaaatatgggaatgagttaccctttGGAATCGTGTCTCTTTTGAAATGTTGAGATAtgctcactgtttcagatggtcaaagagaaaaagaaaaccacgaagaagtacaagactttacattcatgagagaaatccgaaaaagttaaaataacattccgaaaatgtttattttaccctgcagtattgatccgaaatcggtgtaaatattaccctttttaggtgtattatgggttaaaggtaccctttttcatgttaattttacccttaataaggtgtaaaattaacattaaaaaatgttgatatatttttacacataaaaagtgtcaaatttctgaggaaaaaatgtcaatcgcactctctttttttttctcagtgttcgtaCGAAGTaatcttcgttgttttttttccttttgccatctaaaactgttagagaATCggaaagttccaaattagacatgattacAAATTATTCCATCTCACCCTATACtttcaatgtcaaaattttactcaagattttcatttaattttagtgGTACTTATACAACATTTTCCAGTTTACAAGAGAATGGACGGTGAACAGATTTATCCATCGTTTAGTCCTTGAGGTTTAAATCAGCAAAATGACGACGATGGACGCATAAAAAGCAGGTAAAGAAGAAATAAAgttcaaataaattgaatagaaaaaaataattgaaaagggAAGAAAAGCAATAGAAACcatttacaaaatgttttagaacaaaaataagacaaatatattttttttaatttgttacgtgaatgaaacaaattttaaatgaagttatacaaatttcaattagagtaaattaagctaattcaaaacctgctccaaatggaaacatcactgttttcatggtaaatacagtactaaattacaaaattaatatattttctataccacagtttcattatttagttaattttgctccaaataaagcgaaagtCCATTcatattgacaaattttaatttgttaatttctcagaaaaattaaaagtgtaccttttcaccatcgaatttttcatcgatcgaccatgttttccaatgaaaaacacaatgaggtgactgttgtttattcgtgtTGTTTAACAATTATGTCATATTTCAGGATAATTTTAGTTACattatttattgttaacggtacgtgaagttttcaaattaaataattactaaTTTCGTGGAcgaaaagggtttttctgaagtgtctgcaaatgcttcaataggaaaccccggaaatatgatttttttggagagattttcttattgttttagatgggaaaggagaaaatactgaaaataaaagcaaatcctgcactcaagagcaactcaacaaggttttagaagcctttcgttgtgatttcacttacactgtttgtctccaattagaaactttcccttgtctccatttggattagtTTGTTtaaaatagaagcattttaaactcgcgtatttttcttgtatttaagaagttttcaaattatatctaaagaattttcactaaacagtaacattctagaagagacaaggtgcaaatttatgtaattctcttcagaaaaaatatgaacttagggaagaatcacattgacagtaaaatgctcaccgtatttcgttaatttgcgaattttcattgcaattcttacgcaaattctcgattaccgtattaccctatctcatactcggtggcactaggtcaaaataatataagaaaattgaagaaataaaacgaaaattcgataaacggtaagcaaaaacaaaactgtaagagaaattaattgtagttttattttgctcaccgtttatcgcatttttgttttatttcttcaattttcttatattattttcatctagtgccaccgagtatgagataaggttatacggtaatggaaaatttgcgtaagaattgcaatgaaaatgcgtaaattaaccaAATACGGTGAGGcaacggcgagcattttattgtcaatgtgattctgcccttaatgtgttaaatcttctgtcaaagttaaagcatctgaaAATGAATGAGGGGCTGCTTGAGCCTTAAAAGTCTTCAGTCTATtcctctgtttgattttgtgcacaagactgaacatttaagttttttagccatatccctcacagatgtcgaaggattgttcttgtagcgTATGATCACCTTTGtctccaaatctcgatctccaataccccgattttttccacattCAGGTGTCTgggcagtggttttactgtcgaggaatcggaaattcgaaaaagttaaaataacattccggaaatgtttattttaccctgcagtattgatccgaaatcggtgttaatattatgctttttaggtgtattagggttaaagttaccctttttcatgttaattttacccttaaaaaggtgtaaaattaacatgaaaaaatgttgatacatttttacatctaaaaagtgttaaagttacgaggaaaacaAGTTAATAGCACCTTCTTTTTTCTCACGTAGATATTATTTCTTTGaactgaaaaattgcaaaactcAAAAAGAGGTAAATATTATATTGTTGAATAAATTTGAGTAATAAAACAACTGTTTCtacaattgataaatttattttatttattcatcacGAATGTCCGCAATATTTTCATGATTTGCTGTAACAACTACATCTTTAATAAATATTCACTTAAATTTGCTATTTGGCTTACAAAATACAGTAAATATTAGAGATAAATTTAGTGAATACTCTCTCTCTTCTCCAGAAAAAATGTCGCTCTTTCATTTACCGTCAAAGAAAAGATCCAAGATGCGCTTCCTCGTGGATTCCAAAAATcgatttaatatttcttttttttttgtatttagttTTAAAGGAGTTTTAGTCACTGAGGCAAATTGTTCCAACGACGCAAACCAAAAAGACACTGCATGCTTTTCACGCCTGTAAATCACTAATTCGTCACGATGTGtcctaaatattttgtttaaagattatttttttatcctGTGTGTGTGCCTCTACCGAAATACGTGCTTGATTTTCCCCGCGGAATCAAAAAGATCACAATCATTGAGGAATCTGGGGCTACGGAGGGAAAATCGTTGCGTGAGTTAACAATGGCTGCTCGTAACACCATTTGCCGTTGTTGGTGGCACTTGCAGCAAATCCGAATACTGAAGGAGAGCCTCTCGAAGGGATCTCGACACTTCCGATGATGAAGTTGTCGTGCAGTCCACAAGATATGGATACAGCTCAATCAGTTGCTCCCAAGCTGTTTTTCCGActaaaaaaacagtaaaaacatatttttttactatttttgtcTCTACCCAAGACACCAACCTTTTTATGCTATTTGTTTATCTAATGGAATGATTTTTAAAGCACAAAAACATGGTatctttcttaaaattaataccaaaaaacgttaaattattttgtatatcaagcaagaaaaataattagccgagacacatacaAACTAaccataaaatttcaaaaataagccCTGTTTACAATTTTGGTGTAAATTTCTTTTTGgttattaattcaaaacaaatttcTGTTGTCatgaaacagtaaaaaaaaacaacaataaggGTATCATAGAGGATTCGTTCAGAGGTGGGTGTCTTAGGTtaccataaaaattatattatggctaagaaatcaTTTTCTTCACgctattttttcatctttttcatatCAGTATTTGTATGGAAAACTTATTCTGTTTCTGATATAACTTTAtgaattattagaaaattaaaaaagaaaactttcaaaTAATAAAGTTTGTGAATGACTAATATTAAACAAgagacaaaaataaaataagagtTTGAAGTTCTAGTTTTTTTGCTAAGCTGTAACTTCTTTTTGTGCTGATATGTATCACTTTTATTATTCCTTTTTACTATAAAATGACACTAACCATTAAAATTACTTGTCGTCGCTGTTGTAAATTGTTTTACTATTATAACTCATAAGAaatcacaataaaaaataaaaattaaattatttgagcTAGAGAGCAAGAAATAATTCTCGAGTAAAGAATAATACTTCTTGTTCTAATTTTATAGTTTGCAGATAATGTGTCTTGGATAACCATTTATTAGTTGTGTATATATTtagtctaaaaatttatttacttttccaaaaaatctattgTAAACAATTCTCACTAAAAGAATATTCAACAGTATTGAGGTAGCCTAAATTTCCtcttattaattttcaaagacACCCACCATTTTTATGGCATTTTGcagatttttattttctcgAATGAAAAAAACCTTCTATTCCCAAAAGAACACGCTTGGAAAGTCTTAGCAGAGTTATTCACGTTTTTGCCATTCTTTCATATCTTAAAACACAATgctttttgttattattttatgGTTAaggtgtcttggataaaaattgTCAGTTTTTAACAGCTTTTTACATAAATTGTATTAATGTGAATAATTCATTCCACTAACTCACTTTAAAATAACTCGTAactaaaaaacacattttactTTACAAAAATCTAGGGAGAAAAGTACCGGAAGAAacctgaaaaaaattcaaagactgGAGCGTTTGGAAGCTGACGTTTCCTAGTGTTTTTTTCGATCCTTTTATGGCCAGTCTGTTATGTGTCTCGGATaaccataatttatttttcttttttttttcatttaaaattaataatttcaacaaattaaaCTCTGTTATTGCATAATTATTCCCAACCAAGGATATTTCTGTAGGTTTTTAAATGGTTTCAATTTTCTTTGCTATAATTTTCCAATACATCTAccatttttgatgaattttaattacttttccATTTTACTAAAAGATTTTTCCGGGATATTTTCAGAAGCTTAGCGCTTTTGAAAGAGTTTGTTTCCTAATTAAagtaaattcgaaattttgaatttctttcctataatttttcaacaaatccACCACTTTTATGGCACCTTGACGAATTTTACTACTTTTCCATTTTACTAAAAGATTTTTCCGGGATATTTTCAGAAGTTTAGCGcttttgaaagattttgttTCCTAATCAaagtgaatttgaaattttgaatttctttgctataattttctaatacaTCCACCACTTTTGTGGCATCTTGATGAATTTTAATACATCCCCATGTTACTAAAGGTTTCTTCTGTAcattaagaagtttttaaagtTGTTTGAAAGCCTCAATTTTCTGTGCTATACCTTTCCAATATACTCACTACTTTTATAGCATCTTTATGAATTCTAATACTTTTCCATGTTACTGAAAGGGGTTTCATAAGGAATACTTTCAGAATTTCAGTACCTTTTGTAGATTTTCTTTTACACTAAATCATGTTTgagcaattcttttttttttcatttttatccaagacaccaaTCTCTTTATAGCACATACtataatttttgggaaaa encodes the following:
- the LOC129806268 gene encoding ralBP1-associated Eps domain-containing protein 1, producing MTHMEEFLSNISETESRYFADIFLCCDVEKTGKVPILKATELFRSANLSNDIIRQILQLATIPQSALYVTRKQFYSCLKLIAAHQASVPLRPDVIPTSVALPLPRFSWRDSPTLPSAEATNGTEEKFPNASDPQWIEVHSPNLIQLSNNSEPLVETTNSDLHSTDSEIEHNDIQRGEHKRHNRDGSPEAWSTASDSPTPTNSVAERPWAKGNLWHGLLCEEQRQLLATEEESSDRHSSDDDVDLESVFQITAEQREYYTKQFRTVQPDPNGLLSGPVARMFFEKSRIPVEELRHIWQLCDVTRDGALSLEEFTAAMHLVVLRRNNIPLPQNLPPCLLPGGSVAPGDVTAQAINQPSAPKNPPEADLLHLNDDDDEEDGEDDEEYDGDGTVGNSLVTVVGGSSPILTTSSTGGRSISNSPVPAAQVTPPLPPKPVKVTEKDWNSAPAPPQPTNREWNVNNREWTKFNESPTSNVSSPGLKPVNFDMQRTAQAVVSDPQILHPVALRVTPVGGSDVVDEGETMRRSLVYDNRDSHDRESSPKQSEKPRDSLQSDLRPIQRPQPKKLPAKTAGAIPPPPQREASLSFEQSEQPANGTSTKKDPPPLPPPRPHRHARSSSLDLNKLKLGGPLPPEVPPRVSPQMTTQNSCDAQVEGTNTSFADFTQFPQSCTDCNSTEKTLTTNSSGNLPPPPRPTIQSLTSSQRVSAFEVYRKPTSRNSQSPPPIPPPIHNTVNVAEMEKRLAQLTDSLKQLGFQPENFRESSVNEVVVHLRDQNTALKRLCADLSAELRDVQRHREELRARLRKDKSGTSSGSGASSTVPSNSSHHTNV